From the genome of Lotus japonicus ecotype B-129 chromosome 6, LjGifu_v1.2, one region includes:
- the LOC130725626 gene encoding uncharacterized protein LOC130725626 yields MTATTIRCTRRRSNHENHTIGFDGNNKVTVTVTANCSVVRRWLKSMLYFHNHYFLRERLVVGLGVQWSAPSPDRPNPPADTLQLCIGRRCLIIQLSRAERVPQILRQFLKDPTITFVGFYNHRDQKKLKASRHQLEMCWKPEDLKIHAGTLHPDLVNAPVKEIVMSFLRCNVNPRREVSMSDWNREELTKDQLVYACVDAYCAFRIGKNLKVWECNYNWISKFLEF; encoded by the coding sequence ATGACCGCCACCACAATTCGCTGCACTCGCCGCCGTTCCAACCATGAAAACCACACCATCGGCTTCGACGGAAacaacaaagtaaccgtcaccGTAACCGCTAACTGCTCCGTCGTCCGGAGGTGGCTGAAATCCATGCTCTACTTTCACAACCACTACTTCCTCCGTGAACGCCTCGTCGTCGGCCTCGGCGTCCAGTGGAGTGCTCCGTCTCCAGACCGCCCAAATCCTCCGGCGGACACCTTGCAGCTCTGCATCGGCCGCCGCTGCCTGATCATCCAACTCTCTCGCGCCGAACGCGTGCCTCAGATCCTCCGTCAGTTCCTCAAAGATCCTACCATAACCTTCGTCGGATTCTACAACCACAGGGATCAGAAGAAGCTCAAGGCCTCTCGGCATCAGTTAGAGATGTGCTGGAAACCTGAGGATCTCAAGATCCATGCAGGAACGTTGCATCCAGATCTGGTGAATGCTCCGGTGAAGGAGATCGTGATGAGTTTCCTCCGGTGCAATGTGAATCCGAGAAGAGAGGTTAGCATGAGTGATTGGAACCGTGAAGAGCTTACCAAAGATCAACTGGTTTATGCGTGTGTCGATGCTTACTGTGCTTTCCGTATCGGAAAAAATCTTAAGGTTTGGGAGTGCAATTACAATTGGATTTCAAAATTTCTTGAGTTTTGA